GATATCCATCTCTACCGTATCGGCATTGCCTACATGCTGCTTTTTGTTCTGGGTGTGCTTTTGAGCGGCGCATTGCTTTTCCTTCGCGCTCAGGGGATGGAGGATGAGATACTCCAGGCAGTCGCATCCATCATCGACTCCCCCGCGGCAAAGAGTTGGCACAATTTCATCGAAATAGGCACCCCGCATCTTTTCGGGATGGGGCTGACCCTTTTTGTGGTAGCCCATTTTCTGCTTTTCAGTACCAAAATACCGCAGCGGTGGTCGATGCGGCTTTCGGTGATACTGTTTGGGTTGATGTTCTTCGATATCTTTGCTTACGGGCTCATTATCGCAGGAGTTGTGGTGTCCGGGTGGGTGAAGTTGGTGGGCGTGTTATCTTTTATTGTGTTATTTATCATTTTGTTGGGATGGGTGGCTGTTTCCCTGTGAACGATATGAAGGTGCGTGAGTACGCACCCTACGGAAAGGGTACGTACTCACGCACTAAAACTATGACAATTTGCAATATTTTTTACGCTTCAATGCTTTTGGCTGTTATACTTTTGTATGTCAAATTACAAACGTATATTTTTAAACGGCTACAGCTATTTTATCACTGTTGTTACCCACCGTCGCAACCCAATCCTTATTAAAAATATCGAGCTGCTCAGGGAGGCATTCAGGGAGAGTAAGAAAAAATACAGTTATACAATAGATGCGATCGTGATTATGCCTGACCATTTGCATATGATCATTACACCTAAAGAAGCAGAGGAGTATTCCAAGATTGTTTCTTTTGTGAAACGATATTTTTCACGACAATGCGATCCCCGGTATTACGCTCATCTTAATCAATCAAACAGTCGATGGAGACGCGGACTGAAACCGATATGGCAGAAACGTTTTTTTGAACATACTATTCGTAATGATGTCGATATGAGAGAGACTTTGCAGTATATGTACCACAATCCTGTGAAGCATGGATATGTACAAGATCCGAAAGAATGGACTTATTCATCCTTTTTACCGTAGGGTGCGTATTCACGCACCTTCATCATGTTGGTTTAAATAAAAGATTTAATGTTTATGGAGGTGCGTGGGTACGCACCCGACAAGAGGTTCCAGGTTCCCTTTGATGATATT
The window above is part of the Sulfurovum riftiae genome. Proteins encoded here:
- a CDS encoding REP-associated tyrosine transposase, with protein sequence MSNYKRIFLNGYSYFITVVTHRRNPILIKNIELLREAFRESKKKYSYTIDAIVIMPDHLHMIITPKEAEEYSKIVSFVKRYFSRQCDPRYYAHLNQSNSRWRRGLKPIWQKRFFEHTIRNDVDMRETLQYMYHNPVKHGYVQDPKEWTYSSFLP